In Mycolicibacterium alvei, a single window of DNA contains:
- a CDS encoding NAD(P)/FAD-dependent oxidoreductase: MTQRYDLVIAGGGPSGSAAAWQAAQTGAKVLVLDKAEFPRDKPCGDGLTARAVSYLQKMGLSDEVSKFHRVNRVTVFSPSAWELFFPRRPGMPDHGHTVSRTELDTLLLKHAESAGAEVRQGAEVSGPEFDTRGRVIGVVLKGGEKVYGDAVIAADGAYSPIKRALKINSEYNGYSAIAIRSEMHANRPDSDAFEIYLKLLFQGDQLPGYGWVFPMGGGRFNIGLGYVNSYKNWQSINATQFLGDFLRTLPAEWELPPIEELKKNKSVRAWRLPMGFTAWPPWRPGVLFVGDSLGAGKPVSGAGISKALESGLTAGECAIAALTNGGPDDFTNYEQRMYATWGREYRRGRFFNRLAGIPAVAGAGLKALDNHTFRDLLLKSLYKKAQSPQHT, from the coding sequence ATGACGCAGCGATACGACCTGGTCATAGCCGGTGGCGGCCCTTCGGGGTCGGCCGCGGCGTGGCAGGCCGCGCAGACCGGCGCCAAGGTGCTGGTCCTCGATAAAGCGGAGTTCCCGCGCGACAAGCCATGTGGTGACGGTCTCACCGCTCGCGCGGTGAGTTACCTCCAGAAGATGGGCCTGTCCGACGAGGTTTCCAAGTTCCATCGGGTCAACAGGGTGACCGTGTTCAGCCCCAGCGCGTGGGAGCTGTTCTTCCCGCGTCGCCCCGGCATGCCCGACCATGGCCATACCGTGAGCCGCACCGAACTCGACACGTTGCTGCTCAAGCATGCCGAGTCAGCAGGGGCCGAGGTACGTCAGGGCGCCGAGGTTTCCGGACCCGAATTCGACACCAGGGGCCGCGTGATCGGCGTCGTGCTCAAGGGCGGTGAAAAGGTCTACGGCGACGCGGTGATCGCGGCCGACGGTGCCTACTCCCCCATCAAGCGGGCCCTGAAGATCAACTCCGAGTACAACGGCTACTCGGCCATCGCGATCCGGTCCGAGATGCACGCCAACCGTCCCGATTCCGACGCTTTCGAGATCTACCTGAAGCTGTTGTTCCAGGGCGATCAGCTGCCCGGCTACGGCTGGGTCTTCCCGATGGGCGGCGGCCGGTTCAACATCGGCCTGGGCTACGTGAACAGCTACAAGAACTGGCAGTCGATCAACGCCACCCAGTTCCTCGGCGATTTCCTGCGGACCCTGCCCGCCGAATGGGAGCTGCCGCCGATCGAGGAGCTCAAGAAGAACAAGAGCGTGCGGGCGTGGCGATTGCCGATGGGCTTCACGGCATGGCCGCCGTGGCGTCCGGGGGTGCTGTTCGTCGGGGACTCGCTGGGCGCCGGCAAGCCGGTGTCGGGGGCCGGCATCTCCAAGGCGCTCGAATCCGGTTTGACCGCAGGCGAATGTGCGATTGCCGCGCTCACCAACGGTGGACCCGACGACTTCACCAACTATGAGCAGCGGATGTATGCGACCTGGGGCCGGGAATACCGACGCGGCCGGTTCTTCAACAGGCTGGCCGGGATTCCCGCGGTCGCCGGCGCGGGTCTGAAGGCGTTGGACAACCACACCTTCCGCGACCTGCTGCTCAAGTCGTTGTACAAGAAGGCGCAGAGCCCGCAGCACACGTAG
- a CDS encoding cupin domain-containing protein — protein MTTTGDVALFGPNAPGYVWKAAADVVPIEVFPGITVQPLWKGANGAKAAITTIAPGAVWVGEDFHDPGPEEVYVVSGVFNDGVNDYTAGTFLHAPAGSWHVPQSTEGCVLFLFYPEG, from the coding sequence ATGACAACTACCGGTGATGTTGCATTGTTCGGTCCCAACGCACCTGGATATGTATGGAAAGCGGCGGCCGACGTCGTACCGATCGAAGTTTTTCCCGGAATCACCGTCCAGCCGCTCTGGAAGGGTGCAAACGGTGCCAAGGCGGCGATCACAACCATCGCGCCGGGCGCGGTCTGGGTCGGTGAGGACTTCCACGACCCGGGTCCCGAAGAGGTCTATGTGGTCTCAGGTGTCTTCAACGACGGTGTCAACGACTACACCGCAGGCACATTCCTGCATGCCCCCGCCGGGTCGTGGCACGTACCGCAATCCACGGAGGGTTGCGTGCTGTTTCTGTTCTATCCCGAGGGCTGA
- a CDS encoding LysR family substrate-binding domain-containing protein → MTPSSLTLGYVPGGTPAKWARIWAERHPGVPLRLHAVAAADAADAVRDGTVDVALLRLPADTSGLAVIPLYEETTVAVVPTEHLLTAVDEITAADLDGEPTLVPLDDVVAWADAPGALVDHRPETTQDAIELVAAGLGALVVPQSLARLHHRKDLTYRPITDAPTCPVALAFPEGPQSELVEEFVGIVRGRKAGSSRGQAEPAPKRTAREKTLAKQAARAAAGKVARKPGKATRGRR, encoded by the coding sequence GTGACCCCAAGCTCCCTCACCCTCGGGTACGTCCCGGGTGGGACGCCCGCGAAATGGGCTCGGATCTGGGCGGAGCGCCACCCCGGGGTGCCACTGCGGTTGCACGCCGTCGCCGCGGCGGATGCGGCCGACGCCGTGCGGGACGGCACCGTCGACGTCGCGTTGCTCCGGTTGCCGGCCGACACGTCCGGGCTGGCGGTCATCCCGCTCTACGAGGAGACGACGGTGGCCGTGGTGCCGACCGAGCACCTTCTCACCGCCGTCGACGAGATCACCGCTGCGGATCTCGACGGCGAGCCGACGCTGGTCCCACTCGACGATGTCGTCGCCTGGGCGGACGCTCCCGGCGCCCTCGTCGATCACCGGCCCGAGACGACCCAGGACGCAATAGAACTCGTCGCTGCCGGCCTCGGCGCGCTCGTCGTTCCCCAATCCTTGGCGCGGTTGCATCACCGCAAGGACCTCACGTACCGCCCGATCACCGACGCGCCCACCTGCCCCGTGGCACTCGCGTTCCCGGAAGGGCCGCAGTCGGAACTGGTCGAGGAGTTCGTCGGCATCGTGCGGGGCCGCAAAGCCGGTTCGTCGCGGGGACAGGCCGAACCGGCGCCGAAACGCACCGCGCGGGAGAAGACTCTCGCGAAGCAGGCGGCCCGCGCGGCTGCGGGCAAGGTCGCCCGCAAGCCTGGCAAGGCCACGCGCGGCCGACGCTGA
- a CDS encoding DUF5997 family protein, producing MSRPNAQSMKPATAAKKLDVYLPATPAEFQENAITRAELAALQADPPQWLKDLRKDGPHPKNLVAAKLGISIAGLARGAVGDALTTEQIDGLLAEKPEWLVAERESYQKVLREERRLKSLRAEQARES from the coding sequence ATGAGCAGGCCGAACGCGCAGTCCATGAAACCCGCCACGGCGGCGAAGAAGCTGGACGTGTATTTGCCGGCCACGCCTGCCGAGTTCCAGGAGAACGCGATCACCCGCGCCGAACTGGCCGCACTGCAGGCGGACCCGCCGCAATGGCTCAAGGATCTCCGCAAGGACGGGCCGCACCCGAAGAACCTCGTGGCCGCCAAGCTGGGCATCTCGATCGCCGGTCTGGCTCGCGGCGCCGTCGGGGATGCACTCACCACCGAACAGATCGATGGGTTGCTTGCGGAGAAGCCGGAGTGGCTGGTCGCCGAACGCGAGAGCTACCAGAAGGTGCTGCGCGAGGAACGACGCCTGAAGTCGCTGCGCGCGGAGCAGGCGCGGGAGAGCTGA